Proteins encoded together in one Candidatus Effluviviaceae Genus V sp. window:
- a CDS encoding EamA family transporter — MRGVPLILMAVLLGATGQVIMKKGMQIYGEVSAVNVWSQLFRILSVPQVLLGFVCYGVSAVLWIAVVSNVDLSLAYPMVSLAYVVVFLASWLFLGEQISALRIAGLVIIVAGVLVISRS, encoded by the coding sequence ATGCGGGGCGTACCGCTTATCCTGATGGCCGTGCTCCTGGGAGCGACAGGACAGGTCATCATGAAGAAGGGCATGCAGATCTACGGCGAGGTCTCCGCGGTCAACGTCTGGAGCCAGCTCTTCAGGATCCTCAGCGTGCCCCAGGTACTTCTGGGGTTTGTCTGCTATGGCGTCAGCGCCGTTCTCTGGATCGCCGTCGTTTCGAACGTCGATCTCAGTCTCGCATACCCGATGGTCAGCCTCGCATATGTCGTCGTCTTTCTGGCGTCCTGGCTGTTCCTCGGTGAGCAGATCTCGGCGCTCAGGATCGCGGGGCTCGTGATCATCGTCGCCGGCGTGCTGGTCATCTCGCGCAGCTGA
- a CDS encoding glycosyltransferase, with amino-acid sequence MLVVLLPAYNEASALPPLLPKIASALDGVEEDSTVLLVDDGSTDGTADVARATADEHGLAIEIVSHGTNRGLGCALRTGFARAAELAGPDGYVVAMDTDDTHDPGLIPLMVDRIDDGYDVVIASRYAPGGREVGLSGTRRFLSRGASLLLTLFSPVRGARDYTCGYRAYSGTILGRARSVWGEDFISEEGFVASAEILLKLGRLGARVAEVPLILRYDLKGGASKMRVGRTIGRYLRLVTVGRRALSSRRGATGAHGAAGR; translated from the coding sequence ATGCTCGTGGTGCTGCTTCCGGCGTACAACGAGGCGTCGGCGCTGCCGCCGCTCCTGCCGAAGATCGCGTCCGCCCTCGACGGTGTCGAGGAGGACAGCACGGTGCTGCTCGTGGACGACGGGAGCACCGACGGGACCGCCGATGTTGCGCGGGCGACGGCCGACGAACACGGACTCGCGATCGAGATCGTGAGCCATGGGACGAACCGTGGGCTCGGATGCGCCCTCAGAACGGGGTTCGCCCGGGCGGCCGAGCTCGCCGGTCCCGACGGATACGTCGTGGCCATGGACACGGACGACACGCACGACCCCGGGCTGATCCCGCTGATGGTCGACCGGATCGACGACGGATACGACGTCGTCATCGCGTCGCGATACGCTCCCGGCGGCCGCGAGGTCGGGCTCTCGGGCACCAGGCGGTTCCTGAGCAGAGGGGCCAGCCTGCTGCTGACCCTCTTCTCGCCGGTCCGGGGCGCGCGGGACTACACGTGCGGATACCGTGCGTACAGCGGGACGATCCTCGGGCGGGCGCGTTCCGTCTGGGGCGAGGACTTCATCTCGGAGGAGGGGTTCGTCGCGTCGGCCGAGATCCTGCTGAAGCTGGGGAGACTCGGAGCACGCGTCGCGGAGGTGCCCCTGATCCTCAGATACGATCTCAAGGGCGGAGCCAGCAAGATGCGCGTCGGACGGACGATCGGCCGGTATCTCCGGCTCGTGACCGTCGGACGGCGCGCGCTCTCGAGCAGGCGTGGAGCGACCGGCGCGCACGGCGCCGCCGGACGTTGA